Genomic segment of Pararhodobacter zhoushanensis:
GAGGCCGTCGCGCCCAGCGTCGAGGGCAGCACGCCGTCGATCGAGCGGAAGCTGTCTCGCATGGTGGCCATGATCACCTCGGAATCGTCGTCCGCTTCAGGCCCCCAAAGCAGGATCCAGCCCTTGATCTGGCCGTTCTGCAGCCGTGCCTCAACCTGCGCGCGCGCCGTGGCGCTGCGGCCGGTGATGGTGAAGCGATCACGCGAGCGGTCGCGTTCGCCGTCCAGCGGGATGATTTCCAGCGTTTGCAGGATTTCATACAGTCCGTAGAACGTGCTTTGCGAGCCTTCCTGGCTGATCAGCAACACGCGCATGCCCGACCCGTTGATCGCGTTGAAATGCGAGAAGGGGGCTTCGTGGCGGTCAAAGGCGACCATACCCAGCGGCAGGGTCAGTTCGATCCCGGCGGCTTCATCGCGGAACGGACCGAAGGAATAGCGGGCAACGGCGCTTTCATAGCCGGTCAGCAGCACGGCGCGCTGGCGGGTGGTCAGGTAGCCCGTCGGCTCGAAGTCGCGCGCGCTCTGCCAGTTGCCGATCGCGTTGCGGGTGCCGGGGCCGAAATCGGCGTCGATGAGGCTGCGATAGAAACCAAACCATTGCAGGGCGGTCTGGATCTCCATCCGGTCCTCGCGCGACCAGTCGCGTTCCAGCTGGCGCGCCTGAGCCAGCGGTTCGTTCGGCAAGTCGTCAAGCGTCGGCTCGCGGGGCGTGACCGGGGCCTGGACGACCGGCTCGGGCGTGACCGGGGTCTCGGCTGGCGCGACGACAGGCTCTTGCGGGGCCTCGGCGACCGGCTCTTGCGTTGCGGGTGCTGTCGGCTGCGTCACGTCACGCGACGGTGCCACCACGGGCGGCTGGCCGCCAACCGGCCAGAACTGCTGGCCGTAGATGGCGTTGTCCGTGACATAGCTGTCTTCGCGGATCTCTCGCGTGGCGATCAGCTCGGCGCGGCGGGCCTCAGCCTCGGCGGGGGTGGCGAAAGGGCCGACCGCCAGCGCGTACCAGCCGCCCGCGATGCGGAACCCGGCGATGCCGCCGATCTGCGTCTGATACCGCGTGGCGAAATCCTCGGCGGTGCGCAGGGTGGCATGGGCTTCGATCTGGACCCAATGGGTCGCCTGAGCCAGTGCCGCAACGGGCACAAGGATCAGGAAAAAGAGAGCGGCGAAAATAACTTTGACGATACGGTCGGTCACGGCGGTTCCACGGATTATTGAACGGCTTGATTCCTGG
This window contains:
- a CDS encoding trypsin-like peptidase domain-containing protein, with protein sequence MTDRIVKVIFAALFFLILVPVAALAQATHWVQIEAHATLRTAEDFATRYQTQIGGIAGFRIAGGWYALAVGPFATPAEAEARRAELIATREIREDSYVTDNAIYGQQFWPVGGQPPVVAPSRDVTQPTAPATQEPVAEAPQEPVVAPAETPVTPEPVVQAPVTPREPTLDDLPNEPLAQARQLERDWSREDRMEIQTALQWFGFYRSLIDADFGPGTRNAIGNWQSARDFEPTGYLTTRQRAVLLTGYESAVARYSFGPFRDEAAGIELTLPLGMVAFDRHEAPFSHFNAINGSGMRVLLISQEGSQSTFYGLYEILQTLEIIPLDGERDRSRDRFTITGRSATARAQVEARLQNGQIKGWILLWGPEADDDSEVIMATMRDSFRSIDGVLPSTLGATASTVSRRDLIAGLDVRRPDRSRSGFFVDSVGTVVTTAEAVAMCDRVTIDEAYRATVRSVDPANGIAVLTPQDPLVPLAFAQFAPNPASLGSEIRVSGFSYQDTLTRPIVTFGQLSEMTGLDGEANLRRLTLSAQPGDSGGPVFDSNGAVIGMLLPRTETPGRMLPGDVNFAVDGASIQSALTTSGANPSVSRTTSPMSAEMLTRMSADLTVLVSCWN